In a single window of the Flavivirga spongiicola genome:
- a CDS encoding ThuA domain-containing protein encodes MKPKLIKPLLILIVTIMLGSCSRKEKRILVFSKTEGFRHGSIETGINALIKLGEENDFKVVATEDSTYFVEDSLKQFSAVVFLNTTGNILNYEQQADFERYIQAGGGFVGIHAATDTEYEWPWYNKLVGAYFEGHPRIQEATLNVVDKNHKSTMNLEDTWVKKDEWYNFKNINPDINVLITIDETTYEGGTNGENHPISWYHNFDGGRAFYTEMGHTNDTYTNPLFLNHLLGGIIYAIGKNNLDYRKATSDRVPPENRFVKQVLDLNLNEPMELDELPEEGILFIERRGALKLFDFKTEQTETIAQIDLFYGNEDGLLGLAVDPNYKRNHWIYLFYSAPGDEPLQYVSRFDLIDKTLILDSEKILLKIPTIRECCHSGGALEFGPDGNLFITSGDNTNPFESSGYTPIDERPERALWDAQKSAANTNDLRGKILRIKPEKDGTYSIPKGNLFPEGTPNTKPEIYVMGCRNPFRPSIDSETGYLYWGDVGPDAGTENPNRGPKGMGEFDQARKAGFWGWPYTRGNNQVYNDYNFITQESGAKFDPNNLVNDSPNNTGLKELPDAQESLIWYSYDKSEEFSWLGVGGVNPMAGPIFHASNHPNAKDNSFPKYFEGKLIVYEWMRDWVYVVTLDENHNYKKAEPFMPNTEFSHPMDMIFGKDGTLYVLEYGQKWNSQNLDARLNRISYIKGNRKPIAKIINDKEVGSTPLTVQFSASESLDYDNDKLTYKWSFTNDEVQSTEVNPSFTFNESGTYTVSLTVTDQKGETNTTETKLLVGNDPPELTIQIDPENTSFWDYKKVNYTVTVTDKQDGSTTDGSIDTNKIKVTLDYIPEGNDLIKATLGHQQNTVPEGRKLIDGSDCKACHAEKEKVNGPSYIEIAEKYTSDDAGYLISKVIKGGTGVWGETMMSAHPQLNQGEVEKMIKYILSLKPDNTPAKKQLPIKGSITFDKHIGSKNEGMYVLMASYLDNGNEDQPESKLSTREQIIFKTPKIEAEDAIEKSNGLGSWSADGQNLVGSIVHNSYLKFDTLPLNGLESIKLSAFFAGNYAYEGDVEIREGSPNGNLIGKTHLKYFNKDKGLMKYYKIPVNPKTDKASLYLVFKNETDKEQYIANMNWILLNYKR; translated from the coding sequence ATGAAACCTAAATTAATAAAACCCCTTTTGATTCTAATCGTAACTATTATGTTGGGATCATGTAGTAGAAAGGAGAAAAGAATACTTGTTTTTAGTAAAACTGAGGGGTTCAGACATGGTTCTATAGAAACTGGAATAAATGCATTAATAAAACTAGGTGAAGAAAATGATTTTAAAGTCGTTGCTACTGAAGACTCTACTTATTTTGTAGAAGATTCATTAAAACAGTTTTCTGCAGTAGTTTTCTTAAATACAACAGGCAATATTTTAAATTACGAACAGCAAGCCGATTTTGAACGCTATATACAAGCAGGCGGTGGCTTTGTAGGCATACATGCTGCTACCGACACCGAATATGAATGGCCTTGGTACAACAAACTTGTAGGTGCTTATTTTGAAGGGCATCCAAGAATACAAGAGGCAACACTTAATGTGGTAGATAAAAACCACAAATCAACCATGAACCTTGAAGATACTTGGGTAAAAAAAGATGAGTGGTACAATTTTAAAAACATCAATCCAGATATTAACGTACTAATTACTATAGACGAAACCACTTATGAAGGTGGAACTAATGGAGAAAACCATCCAATCTCTTGGTATCATAATTTTGATGGAGGTCGTGCTTTTTACACAGAAATGGGACATACCAATGATACATATACAAATCCTTTATTTTTAAATCATTTATTAGGAGGTATTATATATGCTATTGGTAAAAATAATTTAGATTATAGAAAAGCAACATCAGATCGTGTACCACCAGAAAATCGTTTTGTTAAACAAGTTTTAGATCTTAACCTTAATGAGCCTATGGAGTTGGATGAATTACCTGAAGAAGGTATTTTATTTATTGAGCGCCGTGGTGCATTAAAATTATTTGATTTTAAAACAGAACAGACCGAAACCATTGCTCAGATAGATTTGTTTTATGGAAATGAGGATGGATTACTTGGTTTAGCAGTAGACCCAAACTACAAAAGGAATCATTGGATTTATTTGTTTTATTCAGCTCCTGGAGATGAACCATTGCAATATGTATCTCGCTTTGATCTGATTGACAAAACATTAATTCTTGATTCTGAAAAAATACTCCTCAAAATTCCTACTATAAGGGAATGCTGTCATAGTGGTGGCGCCTTAGAATTTGGTCCAGATGGAAACTTATTCATTACTTCAGGGGATAACACAAACCCTTTTGAATCCTCTGGCTATACTCCTATTGATGAGCGCCCAGAACGCGCATTATGGGATGCCCAAAAATCAGCTGCAAATACAAATGATTTAAGAGGAAAGATATTAAGAATTAAGCCTGAAAAAGATGGCACCTACTCTATTCCTAAGGGAAATTTGTTTCCTGAAGGCACACCAAACACCAAACCTGAAATTTACGTCATGGGTTGTAGAAATCCTTTTAGACCGTCTATTGATAGTGAAACAGGATATCTCTATTGGGGCGATGTTGGTCCAGATGCAGGAACAGAAAATCCAAACAGAGGGCCCAAAGGCATGGGTGAGTTTGACCAAGCAAGAAAAGCAGGGTTTTGGGGCTGGCCATATACTAGAGGAAATAATCAAGTATATAACGATTATAATTTTATAACTCAAGAATCGGGAGCAAAATTTGATCCCAATAATTTAGTCAATGATTCCCCAAACAATACAGGTTTAAAAGAACTGCCTGACGCACAAGAATCATTAATCTGGTATTCTTATGATAAATCAGAAGAATTTTCGTGGCTGGGAGTTGGTGGTGTAAACCCAATGGCAGGACCAATTTTTCATGCTTCAAATCATCCCAATGCAAAAGACAATAGTTTTCCTAAATATTTTGAAGGAAAACTTATTGTATATGAATGGATGAGAGATTGGGTTTATGTAGTTACACTTGATGAGAATCATAATTATAAAAAAGCAGAACCGTTTATGCCCAATACCGAATTCTCGCATCCTATGGACATGATTTTTGGGAAGGATGGTACTTTGTATGTTTTAGAATATGGTCAAAAATGGAATTCTCAAAACTTAGATGCCCGCTTAAACCGAATATCTTATATAAAAGGAAACAGAAAACCCATAGCAAAAATCATTAACGATAAAGAGGTTGGTTCAACACCATTGACTGTTCAGTTCTCAGCATCAGAATCCTTAGATTATGATAACGATAAGCTAACTTACAAGTGGTCTTTTACTAATGATGAAGTACAATCAACAGAAGTAAACCCTTCATTTACCTTTAATGAATCCGGGACTTATACTGTAAGTTTAACAGTGACTGATCAAAAAGGAGAAACGAATACTACGGAAACTAAGCTTTTGGTAGGTAACGACCCGCCAGAACTAACCATCCAAATAGACCCTGAAAACACATCCTTTTGGGATTATAAAAAAGTAAACTACACGGTAACTGTAACAGATAAACAAGATGGTAGCACTACAGATGGTTCTATTGATACCAATAAAATAAAAGTCACTTTAGATTATATTCCTGAAGGAAACGATTTAATAAAGGCCACTTTAGGGCATCAGCAAAACACAGTCCCAGAAGGCAGAAAACTTATAGATGGAAGCGATTGCAAAGCCTGTCATGCCGAAAAAGAAAAGGTAAATGGACCTAGTTATATCGAGATTGCAGAAAAATACACATCCGATGATGCTGGTTATTTAATCAGTAAAGTTATAAAAGGAGGTACTGGTGTATGGGGAGAAACTATGATGTCTGCTCACCCACAATTAAACCAGGGTGAAGTTGAAAAAATGATTAAATACATATTATCACTAAAGCCAGATAACACTCCTGCAAAAAAGCAATTGCCAATAAAGGGCTCTATAACATTTGATAAACATATAGGGAGTAAAAATGAAGGCATGTATGTCTTAATGGCTTCTTATTTAGACAATGGCAACGAAGACCAACCAGAATCTAAGCTATCTACTAGGGAGCAAATTATTTTTAAAACACCTAAAATTGAAGCTGAAGATGCTATTGAGAAAAGTAATGGCCTTGGAAGTTGGAGTGCTGATGGACAAAACCTCGTAGGTTCTATTGTTCATAATTCATATTTAAAATTTGACACGCTACCTTTAAACGGTTTAGAAAGTATAAAACTATCTGCGTTTTTTGCAGGCAACTATGCTTATGAAGGTGATGTTGAAATTAGAGAAGGATCGCCTAACGGAAATCTTATTGGTAAAACCCACTTAAAGTATTTCAACAAAGATAAAGGCCTCATGAAGTATTATAAAATACCTGTAAATCCAAAAACTGATAAGGCTTCACTATACCTTGTATTTAAAAATGAGACCGATAAAGAACAATATATCGCAAATATGAATTGGATATTATTGAATTATAAACGCTAG
- a CDS encoding auracyanin family protein, translated as MMNKIIHNKVNNSIKIVIILVVIGFTQIIIAQNTPKEEDYYRITKVPTPEGIKVEGGGVLSLPDGSIAVCTRRGDVWIIENPTMGNGTPSKFIKFASGLHEPLGLAYRDGALYTAQRGELTKLVDTDGDRIADVYQTIYAWPLSTHYHEYSFGPVLAPDDAFFVTANVAFGSEEWWRGESRVPWRGWTMKIYEDGRMEPWATGMRSPAGYGLIDGELFYTDNQGDWVGSGGLWHLPKGVVTAHPAGLKWSGHKDSPIKLTEAEFYAKIDMRQVKKNGRYVKPENIIDEEDPDFVYEAKESFPEMQLPAVVLPHGILGISNSEVKVDKTEGKFGPFSGQVLIGDMGQSKIMRVVLEKVKGEYQGVAFDFRSGFQSGVMRMDFDKSGNLFVGETNRGWGSAGTTNSGLEYLTWTGRVPFEMKTVKSMPDGFEIEFTKPVDKSSAEDLDSYKGKSYIYKYHAAYGSPQANLETINLKGVKVSEDGYKVRIVTDNLRPFYVHEMTLPGVKEKESGQLTLHPTFYYTLNNIAEGDRLELSQLSTKRSSSIKKKVVKKPRVSKTAATKKRKTVLTDAQVQPLLTNNTCVACHHKEKRLVGPSFKLIAKRNYTDEEMVKLIYNPQPKNWPEYATPMAPMPQVPKVEALKIAAWINSLK; from the coding sequence ATGATGAACAAAATAATTCATAATAAAGTTAATAATAGTATTAAAATCGTAATCATACTGGTTGTTATTGGTTTTACTCAAATTATAATCGCTCAAAATACTCCTAAAGAGGAAGATTATTATCGTATAACTAAAGTGCCTACTCCCGAAGGTATTAAAGTTGAAGGTGGAGGCGTATTGTCGCTTCCTGATGGAAGTATAGCCGTTTGTACCAGACGTGGCGATGTTTGGATTATTGAAAACCCAACCATGGGTAATGGCACCCCATCTAAATTTATAAAGTTTGCTTCAGGGCTGCACGAACCATTAGGGTTAGCCTATCGAGATGGGGCATTATATACAGCTCAGCGAGGAGAGCTTACTAAGCTTGTAGATACAGATGGAGATAGAATTGCTGATGTTTATCAAACCATTTATGCATGGCCATTATCAACACACTATCACGAATATTCTTTTGGGCCCGTTTTAGCTCCAGATGATGCATTTTTTGTAACTGCCAATGTCGCTTTTGGAAGTGAAGAATGGTGGCGAGGAGAAAGTCGTGTGCCATGGCGAGGATGGACGATGAAAATTTATGAAGACGGACGTATGGAACCTTGGGCAACAGGAATGCGTTCTCCTGCTGGTTATGGCCTTATTGATGGAGAATTGTTCTATACTGATAACCAAGGAGATTGGGTTGGTTCTGGAGGGTTATGGCATTTGCCTAAAGGAGTGGTTACTGCACACCCTGCTGGACTTAAATGGAGTGGACATAAAGATTCTCCTATAAAACTTACTGAAGCGGAATTTTATGCTAAAATAGATATGCGTCAAGTTAAAAAAAATGGACGCTACGTAAAGCCTGAAAATATTATTGATGAGGAAGATCCAGATTTTGTTTATGAAGCAAAAGAATCTTTTCCAGAAATGCAATTGCCAGCTGTAGTTTTACCACATGGAATTTTAGGAATCTCAAATTCGGAAGTGAAAGTAGATAAAACTGAAGGTAAATTTGGACCATTCAGCGGACAAGTATTAATAGGTGATATGGGGCAGAGTAAAATAATGCGTGTGGTTCTTGAAAAAGTAAAAGGAGAATATCAAGGCGTTGCTTTCGATTTTAGATCGGGCTTTCAGTCTGGTGTGATGCGTATGGATTTTGACAAAAGCGGAAACCTTTTTGTTGGGGAAACCAATAGAGGTTGGGGATCGGCTGGAACTACAAATTCTGGTTTAGAATACCTTACATGGACAGGTCGCGTTCCTTTTGAAATGAAAACAGTAAAATCGATGCCTGATGGTTTTGAGATAGAGTTCACAAAGCCTGTTGATAAAAGTTCTGCTGAAGATTTGGATTCTTACAAAGGCAAAAGTTATATATATAAATATCATGCTGCTTATGGTAGCCCACAAGCAAATTTGGAAACTATTAATTTAAAAGGTGTTAAAGTTAGTGAAGATGGTTACAAGGTTCGTATTGTAACAGATAATTTAAGACCATTTTATGTGCACGAAATGACCTTGCCAGGTGTTAAGGAAAAAGAATCTGGTCAGTTAACTTTACACCCAACATTTTACTATACATTAAATAATATAGCAGAAGGTGACAGGCTAGAATTATCTCAGCTTTCAACAAAACGATCATCTAGTATTAAAAAGAAAGTGGTTAAAAAACCTAGAGTTAGCAAAACTGCAGCAACCAAAAAAAGGAAAACTGTTTTAACTGATGCGCAAGTACAACCTCTTTTAACTAATAATACCTGTGTGGCATGTCACCATAAGGAAAAAAGACTCGTCGGGCCTTCTTTTAAATTAATTGCAAAACGTAATTATACTGATGAGGAAATGGTGAAACTTATTTATAATCCACAGCCTAAAAACTGGCCAGAGTACGCAACACCTATGGCACCAATGCCTCAGGTTCCAAAGGTAGAGGCTCTTAAAATAGCAGCTTGGATTAATTCTTTGAAGTGA
- a CDS encoding 3-keto-disaccharide hydrolase codes for MKTKLLIIAVLFGFYLSAQEQVELDNLNDFKVQAGNWQIVGDVKVNRHIDVHRKQEEERDSKKKRRRGKKKRNAVEPFKAIESTPGNGILLNINDKEKNDALVTNWEHGDLLLELEVLLPKGSNSGIYFQGRYELQLKDSWGVKNPLGSDMGGFHNNWETDEDKIFRGIPPTSNASKAPGLWQKYKVHFQAPRFNEAGEKISNAKFISVDLNGVRIHSNVEVSTYTGGPIEKNEVAKGPLLIQGNHGPVAIRNFKYQLLKESSVSLASLSYVTYKGAFKGLDELNDRAKVSSGKANNIDVLSTGEEDEYGIMYIGNLSIGEEDTYTINVGYTGGVKLIVDNKKIVEDNSSSGQGLLKGDMKLTKGEHKFLLINIKSAGWRAPRLGLSIKSKSTNSKDFHTYDSYPPNINTVSPIFVQPDSKPRLLRAFVSFNGDGKRLSHTIGVGTPEGVNYVYDLGAGNLVGVWRGDFVDATPMWHSRGDGSFKPKGAVQWTFLNQPIAQLSSLNEAFPDTGIAPDFVPKGYTIDKASELPVFKYRYKDVDIENRITLDSNNNYVVNDIQFSKSGLTNWFCKLASGKVKKMTDGSYLVEEQQYYVKVLTGQTPVVREVNGETELIIPVDGSKIKYEIIW; via the coding sequence ATGAAAACCAAACTTTTAATAATTGCTGTTCTTTTTGGGTTTTACTTATCTGCTCAAGAACAAGTAGAACTTGACAATTTAAACGACTTTAAAGTACAGGCTGGAAATTGGCAAATTGTAGGCGATGTAAAGGTAAATAGGCATATTGATGTGCATCGTAAGCAAGAAGAAGAACGCGATTCAAAAAAGAAAAGGAGAAGAGGGAAGAAAAAAAGGAATGCTGTAGAGCCGTTTAAAGCAATTGAGTCAACTCCTGGGAATGGCATTCTTTTAAATATAAATGATAAAGAAAAAAATGATGCCCTAGTTACCAATTGGGAACATGGAGATTTACTATTGGAGTTAGAAGTATTACTTCCAAAAGGATCAAATTCTGGTATTTATTTTCAAGGCAGATATGAATTGCAGTTAAAAGATAGTTGGGGTGTTAAAAATCCCTTAGGTTCTGATATGGGTGGATTTCATAATAATTGGGAAACAGATGAAGATAAAATTTTTAGAGGCATTCCACCAACTAGTAATGCATCAAAAGCTCCTGGATTATGGCAAAAATATAAAGTACATTTTCAAGCACCACGTTTTAATGAGGCTGGTGAAAAAATTTCAAATGCCAAATTTATTTCAGTAGATTTAAATGGTGTTCGAATTCATAGTAATGTTGAGGTTTCAACATATACCGGCGGTCCAATTGAAAAGAACGAAGTAGCAAAAGGACCTTTGTTAATTCAAGGAAACCATGGGCCAGTTGCAATTAGGAATTTTAAATACCAATTACTAAAAGAATCTTCGGTATCACTAGCATCGCTTTCATACGTTACTTACAAAGGAGCTTTTAAAGGATTAGACGAATTAAATGATCGAGCTAAAGTATCGTCTGGTAAGGCTAATAATATTGATGTTCTTAGTACCGGCGAAGAAGATGAATATGGCATCATGTATATAGGGAATTTAAGTATTGGAGAGGAAGATACTTACACTATTAATGTTGGTTACACAGGAGGTGTTAAATTAATTGTTGATAACAAAAAAATTGTAGAAGATAATTCTTCGAGCGGACAAGGGTTATTAAAAGGAGATATGAAATTAACAAAAGGAGAACATAAGTTTCTTCTAATCAATATTAAATCTGCTGGTTGGAGAGCGCCACGGTTAGGACTATCAATTAAGAGTAAATCGACAAATTCGAAAGATTTTCATACCTACGATTCTTACCCTCCAAACATAAACACGGTATCTCCAATTTTTGTTCAACCAGATTCTAAACCACGCTTGTTAAGAGCTTTTGTGAGTTTTAATGGAGATGGAAAACGCCTATCGCACACCATAGGTGTAGGCACACCTGAAGGCGTAAACTATGTTTACGATTTAGGAGCAGGAAACCTTGTTGGAGTTTGGCGTGGCGATTTTGTTGATGCAACACCCATGTGGCATAGTAGAGGGGATGGATCGTTTAAACCAAAAGGAGCTGTACAATGGACTTTTTTAAACCAGCCTATAGCTCAACTTTCAAGTTTGAATGAAGCTTTTCCAGATACAGGAATAGCTCCGGATTTCGTTCCTAAAGGTTATACAATTGATAAAGCTTCTGAGTTACCAGTGTTTAAATATCGATATAAAGATGTTGATATTGAAAATAGGATAACATTAGATAGCAACAATAATTATGTTGTCAATGATATTCAATTTTCAAAATCTGGATTAACAAACTGGTTTTGCAAATTAGCTTCTGGCAAAGTGAAAAAAATGACTGACGGCTCTTATCTTGTAGAAGAGCAGCAATATTATGTAAAGGTATTAACGGGTCAGACACCAGTAGTACGAGAAGTTAATGGAGAAACAGAATTGATAATTCCTGTTGATGGTAGTAAAATTAAATATGAAATAATTTGGTAG
- the xylA gene encoding xylose isomerase, producing the protein MSAYFPKINKIKFEGRHSKNPLSFKWYDENQVINGKTMKAHLKFAVSYWHTFCGEGGDPFGPGTKIFPWDTTNNDPLTVAKHKMDAAFEFIDKLSIPYYCFHDTDLVGDGSVFEIEKRLHKIVPYAQNKQAEYGIKLLWGTANVFSNPRYMNGAATNPDFNVLTKASVQVKNAIDATIALGGSGYVFWGGREGYMSLLNTNMKKEIEHLAMFLTKSRDYARIQGFKGTFFIEPKPMEPTKHQYDFDAATVLGFLNKYDLNNDFKLNLEVNHATLAGHSFAHELQVASDANMLGSIDANKGDYQNGWDTDEFPTNIYEVTEAMMIILQNNGFEHGGINFDAKTRRNSTDMEDLFIAHISGMDTFARALVTAEKILSDSVYLDMKKKRYDSFNSGPGKDFEQGKLSLLDLNMLASKHGEPELKSGKQELLEQLINSYI; encoded by the coding sequence GTGAGCGCATATTTTCCAAAAATTAATAAAATTAAATTTGAAGGAAGACATTCTAAAAATCCTCTTTCTTTCAAATGGTATGATGAAAACCAAGTCATTAATGGCAAAACAATGAAAGCCCATTTAAAGTTTGCTGTTTCTTATTGGCATACCTTCTGTGGCGAAGGAGGAGATCCTTTTGGTCCAGGAACAAAAATATTTCCTTGGGATACAACTAATAATGACCCTTTAACCGTTGCAAAACATAAAATGGATGCTGCTTTTGAATTTATTGATAAACTTAGCATTCCTTATTATTGCTTTCATGACACTGATTTAGTAGGCGATGGAAGTGTTTTTGAAATTGAAAAGCGTTTACACAAAATAGTACCCTATGCCCAAAACAAGCAAGCAGAATATGGTATTAAATTGCTTTGGGGTACGGCAAATGTATTTTCTAATCCTCGATACATGAATGGTGCTGCAACAAATCCAGATTTCAATGTATTAACTAAGGCTTCGGTACAAGTCAAAAACGCTATTGATGCCACTATAGCACTCGGAGGTTCTGGCTATGTATTTTGGGGAGGCAGAGAAGGTTATATGTCGTTGCTTAATACCAACATGAAAAAAGAAATAGAACACTTAGCTATGTTCTTAACCAAATCAAGAGATTATGCCAGAATTCAAGGTTTTAAAGGCACATTTTTTATTGAACCCAAACCCATGGAACCTACCAAACATCAATATGATTTTGATGCAGCTACCGTACTAGGCTTTCTTAATAAATATGATTTGAATAATGACTTTAAATTAAACTTAGAAGTTAACCATGCAACATTAGCAGGACATTCTTTTGCACATGAACTGCAGGTGGCATCTGATGCTAATATGTTAGGAAGTATTGATGCTAATAAAGGCGATTATCAAAATGGTTGGGATACTGATGAGTTTCCTACCAATATATATGAAGTTACAGAAGCGATGATGATAATATTGCAAAACAATGGATTTGAGCACGGTGGTATTAATTTCGATGCTAAAACAAGACGAAATTCTACAGACATGGAAGATTTATTTATCGCACATATTAGTGGTATGGATACATTTGCAAGAGCCCTTGTAACTGCAGAAAAAATACTCTCTGATTCTGTATATCTAGATATGAAGAAAAAAAGATATGATTCGTTTAACTCTGGACCAGGTAAAGATTTTGAACAAGGCAAACTCAGTTTGCTAGACCTAAATATGCTAGCTTCAAAGCATGGGGAACCAGAATTGAAAAGCGGCAAACAAGAATTATTAGAGCAATTAATAAACAGCTACATATAA